The sequence aacaaacaaacacactttcgcatttataataagggtactgattacttcCACTTGTTTCATGCAGGCTGTTGAATACTATGATTTCAGTGAAATGACGCCCTGTATTTTCCTAcctgtaaaataaataactctATATACAGActcgaaaaaatatatttcgagTTTTCCACTCGCCAACTGTATAGCGTTTGTATTCGTTAAAGTATTCCATAAAGATTTTAGGATTCTCATTTTGTCTCAGTAAAGGTTTGTCCGTTAACAACGTTGCATTGCAATAATATACTTAGACAAATCTAAAGTTTACCAGACAAAATCCGAGTTTAAATAATAGACCTTGACGCGTTTCCAACCTTTCTCGAAATCTCGTCCGACAAAATGTTAGTAGgtctattataatttatattgcaCCTAacatatacataataagtattCTTAGGTATAGACTCAATAGCCAACCCATAGAACTATATTGagtcttgtatacataatatattcggtaataaattaaattatttttaatttttagctaGGTATAGAAGTCAGTTTTATCTTTttcgtaaaaaatatattttacaatttttagtggccccatgtaTTTAAAATGTGCTAtgcccattgacttatatattacttcgtaaggacagggccattgaacaagcaaaatggcaccgactcattggtcctaaaatgtttatttagcaccaatgcaacctcagtgacgtctggatttcaaacgggtagttcattagtatctaagaggaggcgctgatttatttggttccaaaaccgtgaaaaatgttGTTCGCTCGACcacatcttgtcatttatatcgatggctatgcctggttaaaaacctactgttcaCTAAGCTGTTACACTGAATGCGAGCATTTTACATCCGTTGAGGGATTCCGTTATGTTCTATCTTCGAGGATGTTCATCAGattttcaccaaatttatatgggaccacctGAGAGTacactttcaaacaaaaaaagaatttaccCAATCGGTTCAGGCATCTTccagtaatcggggaacatacctacataaaaagatTCCTAcgagttgagaacctcctcctttttgaagtcggttaaaaatgactGAAATCCGTATATTTTTGGCTAACACGAACTGAGTGCTAAGAATGAATGACCAATAATTAAGAAACAATTCTTGCCTAATTTTATGCTCTTacattttatttgaacaaaagaACTTTTTCTTTCGTTATCGCAAGTCTAATGGAAACTTTGGTTGAAATCACTGAAACTGCAATTAAATTTCAATTTCGATTATTCATTCAAGACCCTTGATCCATTTGGTCATCGCATGGTCGCACAAATGAATAGTAATTAATTtctagataggtacttaaaattattattatactatggGAAATGTTGCAGTCCTTTTGCATTATTTGATTTTGCTAGCGTTTACTATGAGAGTATCAATAGtaggtacgtgacaggttgagatagcaaccggggagggaacgccccgcacatccgcacagtccccgcgcttatccggtgcaggcgagcgcggttgatgtgcgggtgtatctcaacctgtcgcggaccatTGTAGCTACGCTAATAGATGAGCAAAGTGGAGCTAAGCATCCCTAGTTTCCACCACAACCTTTTAAACTTGACTCTAAGGTGGACACTAGAGACCAGTAAAGCGTTCTTTGACTGATGGAGTAAGCACAAGGCACACGGCAGCGCCGAGGTGTGGCATTtttcttgataacaactcaaactaacTTTAGTTTTTAAAGGCGGCACTATTGGCGATATTTAATTGTGCATTCGAGATTATGGCCGCTATCactaactatgagcctcataagaaagctcatagagtcactcagcgggtgatgatAAAAGCTATGCTTGGATGTTGtatacatctcctgaggatgctccggtgtcggggcgaaacgtgcgtcgagtgtgttcgggatttgtgtggtggtggtTCGTATTGCTTGCcaggtggctgcttcttcctgcatgtttagcagtaggagggcgggcggtgcatttcgcatgctgcatgttgcaccatacagattcgacctgtttcagcagaTTACAGCAAagtaagcttttggttcattgctatgcttggagtttctctacgcgatCAAATCAAAAAGTTAGTTCAAGGGGTTGCAAGCTGAAgcaccaatcatcatcatcatgatcaaccctttgccggctcactgcagagcacgggtctcctctcagagtgagaagggttttgaccgtagaccacgctggtcatgtgcggattggtagacttcacacacctttgagcacattatggagaactctcaagcatgcaggtttcctcactatgttttccttcaccgttaaagcaagtgatattcaattacttaaaacgcacatatcttcgtaaagtttgaggtgcgtgcccgggatcgaccccgacctccgattaaaaggcggacgttccaaccactaggctatcaaagcttATTCAAGTAGCAATAGGCAGGGCATATAAGGTATAGTTCAAAAAATTGATATACGTTGTGGTTCCAAAGTTGCAGAATGGCAATTTCGTACCGAATCCTGCAGTGGGTTCGTAGATGCAGGACAgaggacatcaaacgagtcgcagggagccgcttgaTTCAGGTGGTTCCAAAGCACATGCGTGGAAGACTCTACAAGAGAAGTATCTCCAGCAGAAGACATTTAAATCGGTTAACGatgataatggtgatgatgatgaaaggctCGTACCTAGATAGTAGAGTATCTTTAGTAGACATGTTGAAATGCATACTATTTTATCTTGTTTGCTGATTACATTATATTCGACAAAAAGCAGTCACGATTTGCAGTCCAGTTTAGTCACGATTACTAATGCTATCATATACTATGACACTCATACATAAACATTTGTAGCTCATAAGGAAACTAACTCTGCCTTTTTTGGTTAAACGAAACAAAAAATCGTTATATGGTCTGACATaagaaaatatacctaattagtGGAACAGAATAaagatacaaaaaaaatgtgagtagtaaaaataattaggtatgttttttgGGGAAAGTATTCTCAAATCAGATTGTGGTGTGATttctttctttacttgtgctataagacctacttacctaccgcccatatttcatgattctaggtcaacgggaagtaccctataggttttactgacaacacgacggacagacggacagacagacagacaacaaagtgatcctaaaagggttccttttcctaAATGATTTTTCCGTTGATCATTTAAGGATTTCTGTTGTTTCAAAGTTTCGATTTTTTGTGGTGCGATGATTCTTTTCAGTGATCGTTGGGTTTGTGTTGTCAGTAAACACAGAACCTCCTTGTAGACACCATTGCGATGTCAGCACAGCTGTGTCCCgtacacaatattataatattcgcCCTATCGTATATCATGTAAACTCTTATGATATTCtagttatattttactagctgatgcccgcgacttcgtccgcgtggatttaggtttttgaaaatcccgtgggaactctttgattttctgggataaaaagtagcctatgtccttccccggaaggCAAGcgtcaaaatccgttgaacaaatgggccgtgaaaggctagcctagcagacagacagtcagacacactttcgcatttataatattaagtatggattattggtgTTGCGTAAAATCAGGTTTAATGtaagaaaacaaatgaaaaaaaaatacctatattttgtattttatttgataGTGATTATGCACTAAAATGTTAACTATGCGCATGTAATTAATATGTACTGTAAATGTCTGCATCACGATATTAAACAGTTCTTTTCGTATTTTGTTTCATAGAGCGCCAATCTTGTAATCACAGCCCGCGCGCCCGGTGCGCTTGCTATGTCAGTTCTCACACCCCCTGAAGTCATGTGCTGTTGGTTTCCTCACTTCTTTTTTTAGAAATCGTACTCATTCAGTGTCTGTGCCGTCCGACTTCTTGTCTTGCAGTTAACAGTCGCGTTGTGCTGCGATTGATCATCGTTCGCCTTCTTGATATTTTGTATCTAATGTTAGTTTCTCACTTGCTGTGATAACCTAGCGGTTAGgtcgtccgtcttctaatcggaggtcaggagttcgatcccgggcacgcacctctaacttttcggagttatgtgcgttttaagtaattaaatatcacttgctttaacggtaaaggaaaacatcgtgaggaaacctgcatgcctgagagttctccataattttctcaaaggtgcggattcgtagacttcagtcaaccaatccgcacctggccagcgtggtagactatggcccaaacccttctcactctgagaggagacccgtgctctgtagtgagctgggttgatcatgataatgatgatgatgttagtTTCTCTAACTCTAAATATAGGGTTTTTCTAtagtaaatattattcattttgtAGTCTTCGTAAGACAGTGATAGCAGAGTAAGAAGTCTTCACTaactgaaacaaaaaatatgtatttttttaacttaggGTGGAGTTTATACATAaataagtatagtccgtaaaaaattactcctcacgcgccatttcaactctGTGGGTCAACTGTAATgtgaaaagtacgattcacctttaaaataaggactaaaatcgtacttttgacatgaaatttgacaccaaagtgagttaaattttacgcgttatatataTAGATCGCTTTGTTCAGATGACCAACATCCGTTTTCTATATTCAATCTATCTACATATAATCGAATTCTAATTTgttatagtacctacatattgtaTCGAAATGCTCCtggtcagtaggtacctacactgatAAAATCAaatagtgataataaaaagaatacccggctagGTTTGTTGTGGGGGGTCTTTTCAGACCAGgatgcgtttggaaccctcggtgtTTTTGACCATTCGCAATCGGACGTGATTTTGTGCTTTACAGCCAAGAACAGAAGAAGAataaagccgtgatagcctagtggtcaggacCACCTCCAATTTGATAGGCTGAGGgtttgatcccaggcacgcaatTCAAACTTTTCatagctatgtgcgttttaataaataaaatatcacataACGGTGaataaaaacatcgtgaggaaaccacaaagatgtgtgaagtctacgtaTCCGCATTTAGCCATCATGGCGgagtatggcctaaacccttctcattttgagaggagatccatgctcagtagtgagccggtgttGATCAAGATGACGATGATAAGCCAAGAACAAACTTGAGTAGGTATATGCTCGTGAAGTATGTagctctttttttaatttatagactagcgcttggctgcgatCAGCTCTATTCGCTCTTGCTCTTAGCTCTTACAGTGGTATACGAAGCCAGTGATAGATCAAACAAGCCGCCTGCTGTGAGCACTAGTGGCTTGCGAGCCCGACTGGCTATGATTAGCAGATTCAAACGCACTCCTGGAATCGTGGCGGGGCCATGCTCCCAGCCTGAACAGTACACCGATTTACCGATGTTTTCACTCTGAAAATACAAGTTAGTtgtaaaagtaaatacaaaCCTCTATTGTTAAAGCTTTTTAATAATTTGCTTTGTTTTGGAATTTTCCTATTGACGTAGTAGGCACAAGATTTTGGCAATGCCGCCCCAGAGAAATAAAgaacaaaactttttatttatatttagaactagctttttctcacggcttcgtccgcgtggactacatacaatTCAACCCCCTAATTTTCTTTATCATATGTCACaacaactatctgcatgccaaattttagcccgatccttccaatagtttcagctgtgcgtggatagatcagtcagtcagtcaccttttccttaataaaatataaaatatataaaaatataaatatacacaGAGAACAATATAAGATACAGAAGAACTAAACAAGAgggtgcaaaggcggccttattgctcaagCAATGTCTTACatgcaacctttggtgaaagaaTTAAACTTTGTATGATAGATAGTCCGTCATTTAAAAAGTTAGATCCATGAAAAATGATCTTTGGACTATTTGGGATATTTGGCAATTCCACCCAACCACCAAATTAAAAATTCCACTCGTGCGAGGCCGGGGTAGTCAGCTAGCTTGTCTAACATTGTTAGCAAAGTATTGGCAAAATTAGAAAGAATTCGTAATTCTAAAGAATTACAAATTTTACATACCCCTAagtaaaattgaatttaaaccAACCTGTAGTTTGATTTCATCGCACCATTTGCAAAATATAAACAGTTCCAATAGATTGTACATGAGATACAAAAAGCTCATGAAAAACTTCACTTTGTTAGAACCAGCAGTCTGcaacgaaaataaataaaattaacactgAACACAATAATTCTGAAAATACATAGACAAAGTATTCCGAACACGTAGAGCTGAAGTTTCATTGTGTTTCATGTTCAATTTTGAGCGTCATTGTAGTCAAAGGAAGTTACCCGAATAATTTTGAAGTTCGATCAAACTTATAGGTAACTTATAGGTAAGTTCGTTTGATCACCAATTTTAGGCAATCGCGCTCCAACTAAAAGCCTCCATAGGTCTAGATCTCGTTATCGCTATCGGTTGTCGTCAAGCACATTTTAcataaagaaaaaaccggccaagtgcgagtcggacttacgCACTGGGGGCATCGTATAAAGATAcgtgtaattattaattaatattattttgctgtaattttgtaaaagcaatttttttaaatataataatataacgtaCAAGTTAacgatttttcctttactggTGCTGTCAGACCTTGCTTCTttccaaacatgattctaggtcaatgttAAGTATCAGGTAGGTACCCTCAAAATATGCGATATTTTGGATGGCGTATTTTTAGAAACTTGATGTTTGTATTGCTCCAAGACCCATAGCGTTCCTGAATCCTTAGAAAaaggttcttgacagacaggcagacggacactgaattgatcctaaaagggtgcctttttccttttgaggtacggaaccctataaataaCTCACAGTAGCTTGATAACCAACGAAACATATAAGCATAGCACTCGCAGCCATCTGACCAAGCATAGCACCACTCAGGGAACGTTTTAAATCCGTCGTGTTGCTGGAAGTAAAAAAACGTTTAAGTCTCAactcttaataaaaaaatccaatTGTAGAGTACGGAAGTATCGAACTTTAAAATGAATTGGTGTTGAGCCACCAAATTGCCGAGTCGCTTTAAATAAACGTCTTTGAAAGAATCCGTAATGACTAATTTCTTTCGGGGCATACCTGAAAGCaaaaatataatagtttttaatttcgtTAATATACGACTACATCACCAATTTGCACAAAATTAACTACCTATCTTCTTCCTTGATCTGAAGCCTACACCATAATGGCACGCGTTCTTGGTCTTTAGGGCTAAAATAGTCCAAGTAGCAAAAGTGCCACCTGTGCAGTAGTTTCTGGGCAAGGAAGCTTTGCTTCAAGGTTCGCTCCCCGATGGACCTAAGTCAATCGAGAAGATCCTTCTTTGCAAGAGTCTCCTTTGATTTCCTGGCTGAGTgtgattttatgaaaatttgttGGAAAGATTTGGCCTTGACTAATTACGACCGGAAGGCGGATAATTGGCTTGTTAAAGAAAACTGAGGACTAGGTGTGCCTTGCTCATTGGGAAAGGCTAAAATGTCTAGCAGAGCCATTTCACAACCTAAAATGATGAACAAACTTACGATTTTTGTCATCCATACAGTCATAAATAATTCCCTCAAAGCAATCTGAAAGCACAGTGTACTGACACAGCAGATGCATTAGATGCGCCTGCATGATCAGATCGTTCACCATCACGAACAGAGATGCGTAGTTGAAAACTATCAGCACTATCACATAGAATATGGGAAACCGCGTAGGAGTCTGGTACTCGAAAGGGAATCGAGCTGAGACCATCAGATTGTATTCTATGTCGTCTACTAGAGGATAAATATGCctgtaaaataaagtttaagCTAATATTGTATACTTAGGTGAAAGATCTTTGTCTACCTTAAAAGTGGTGCTCCAGCTTCCGCAACTTTTAAATCCAATATGACTAAATATTTTGTCAAGATTGTGGTCTTGCGGTCATGCTATGAAATGATAAAAGAGAGACACGTTCGCTCATCTGTACATTTTATGAAACTATCGTCTTAAACTGCCTGATTGGCTGATCCATCATTGTACAGCTCATCTGAGCTGTGCAATGATGGATCAGCTATCTACTCACCTGGGGTTAAAAACTAGAAATTTTGACTCAATGATCCTTGGGTATATGACGATGGCgctcactaagaaagaatttttgaacatTTCACCCTTGAGGGGGTTTAAAAGTTATATCTGTATATatggatgaaattttgtatgtaggTCCGTCATGTTTcaagttacataatatatccACGAATTGGTAATTTTtggtaaaaatgaagaaatagatACTTGTTTCAAGATTTTTGCGAATCCCACCACATCACCGATTTTCTAATATATCACTCTAGCGAAGCCGTGGCCGCTCAGCTcaacattatcatcatgatcaacccatcacctgcTCACTAGAGcacggggtctcctctcagaatgagaagggttttggccatagcctaccacgctagccaagtgcggattggcagacttcacacgcctttgagaa is a genomic window of Maniola hyperantus chromosome 12, iAphHyp1.2, whole genome shotgun sequence containing:
- the LOC117986907 gene encoding odorant receptor 4-like, whose protein sequence is MEFLHRLWGKATQCKALEGSSGQFETLFFESVYRVTYFAGWSLLDDSVLYRIYSGIVKSAVGLLICCEAWQLFSGSSSIGDVVDNVNATLIHCIALYRYKNMRGNRVIYKRLASAMESPFFYTSTTKRKKLVKFWASRNERFLKLLLVLGSCTLGAWHIYPLVDDIEYNLMVSARFPFEYQTPTRFPIFYVIVLIVFNYASLFVMVNDLIMQAHLMHLLCQYTVLSDCFEGIIYDCMDDKNRMPRKKLVITDSFKDVYLKRLGNLVAQHQFILNNTTDLKRSLSGAMLGQMAASAMLICFVGYQATTAGSNKVKFFMSFLYLMYNLLELFIFCKWCDEIKLQSENIGKSVYCSGWEHGPATIPGVRLNLLIIASRARKPLVLTAGGLFDLSLASYTTLVKTSYSAITVLRRLQNE